The following coding sequences lie in one Heyndrickxia oleronia genomic window:
- a CDS encoding EAL domain-containing protein produces MLIRNEESFASSIKILKNLGVRISLDDFGIGYSSLIYLKKFQIDTIKIDQYFINNFLAGEAPLTKYIINLAHDLKMNVVAEGVETEEQLQYLRQYGCDQLQGYLFSQPVSAEQFIKLLEKVYLY; encoded by the coding sequence GTGCTAATTCGAAATGAAGAATCATTTGCCTCTTCAATAAAAATACTTAAGAATTTAGGGGTACGTATTTCACTAGACGATTTCGGTATTGGATATTCATCTTTAATTTATTTGAAAAAGTTTCAAATCGATACGATCAAAATTGACCAGTATTTTATTAATAACTTTTTAGCTGGCGAAGCTCCGCTTACAAAATACATAATTAATCTTGCACACGATTTAAAAATGAATGTTGTTGCAGAAGGAGTAGAAACGGAGGAACAGCTTCAATATCTTCGACAGTATGGTTGTGATCAGCTACAAGGATATTTATTTAGTCAACCTGTTTCAGCTGAACAATTTATTAAATTGTTAGAAAAAGTATATTTGTACTAA